In a genomic window of Piliocolobus tephrosceles isolate RC106 chromosome 1, ASM277652v3, whole genome shotgun sequence:
- the LCE6A gene encoding late cornified envelope protein 6A has product MSQQKQQSWKPPNVPKCSPPQRSNPCLAPCSTPCGGPHSEGCNSSSQRPEVQKPRRPRRKPRCLSGGTTYHCKEEECEGY; this is encoded by the coding sequence ATGTCACAGCAGAAGCAGCAATCTTGGAAGCCTCCAAATGTTCCCAAATGCTCCCCTCCCCAAAGATCAAACCCCTGCCTGGCTCCCTGCTCGACTCCTTGTGGTGGTCCCCATTCAGAAGGCTGTAATTCCAGTTCCCAAAGGCCTGAGGTTCAGAAGCCTAGGAGGCCTCGTCGAAAGCCACGCTGCCTAAGTGGGGGCACAACCTACCACTGCAAAGAGGAAGAGTGTGAAGGCTACTGA